Proteins encoded together in one Quercus lobata isolate SW786 chromosome 3, ValleyOak3.0 Primary Assembly, whole genome shotgun sequence window:
- the LOC115981772 gene encoding zinc finger CCCH domain-containing protein 17, with translation MFAATQQPQQQQHQQHQHQKQQQHQQLPPQQQQQQQQQVPNTAASTISSAQEEALKSNTDCVYFLASPLTCKKGSECEYRHSDYARLNPRDCWYWLNGNCLNPKCSFRHPPLDAALGTQAATSAGSSLPITPTAATPAAQAPYGSSKQAVPCIFYQKGLCLKGDRCAFLHGPNPTTSNKVPQMPAAIHVTESSAPKKIFGGPEKFTQEQKIPQINVSKSVGLPPEAKPSPKTEATFPRNVVVVERNVPLPTRLDDEASRYKATHVPPVINGNSISRSSRSQQAHVPEDYSFPNGKDGDEFLRESSPGFDVLVDNELGDSDYYHGEDQFGRTRAHEGRSLNPVNEYDISHSADYNSIADVDRERFPDPRGHGSYDHMQGQYAWEQHRASSERMFVEPAHLERRRGYPKSDSPDHVDESDLRHHLSKQRRHNGLRSVVSHGHNNHVEERSYRSSSRRDALNLPPNESSLSNRLRGRIKLPGRSPVNGTDLRPERESDRGRNRDRLSPGRPQISHQGRLRDRIKGRVQEDYNIEGRNIKGPRIWREITDESGDFARPKRLAELKVVKSSDGKEQQSLGKRKNLEDHQQSEGDLSFEGPKPLSEILKRKRGAGASGSGESSVYKEDNSQSEIKESLISGSENAYTQSAKEEALSHLFGSEEDFKSAADVSIGTVAEKTDEASGQPSQAPDLNEFEAEDGMIFDENIEDQELEADDQRDVDGEYEYEQVDEEGEYNYEEGDNADPEEEYLDDEDGDDFAKKIGVVFS, from the exons ATGTTTGCGGCTACACAGCAgccacaacaacaacagcacCAACAACACCAACAtcagaaacaacaacaacatcaacaactaccacctcaacaacaacaacaacaacaacaacaagttCCCAATACAGCAGCTTCAACAATATCATCGGCTCAAGAAGAGGCCTTGAAGAGCAACACCGATTGCGTTTACTTTCTTGCATCTCCTTTGACATGCAAAAAG GGAAGTGAATGCGAGTATCGCCATAGTGATTATGCCCGGCTTAACCCAAGGGATTGCTGGTACTGGTTGAATGGTAACTGCTTGAATCCCAAATGTTCGTTCCGGCATCCA CCTCTTGATGCTGCATTAGGAACCCAGGCAGCAACTTCTGCTGGATCTTCTCTGCCTATAACACCGACTGCTGCAACACCTGCTGCACAGGCTCCTTATGGTTCCAGTAAACAAGCAGTCCCTTGCATTTTCTACCAAAAGGGGCTTTGCTTAAAAGGTGACAGATGTGCCTTCTTACATGGACCAAATCCCACCACCAGCAACAAAGTTCCACAGATGCCAGCAGCCATTCATGTTACTGAATCTTCAGCTCCTAAAAAGATTTTTGGAGGCCCTGAAAAGTTTACTCAAGAGCAGAAGATTCCACAAATAAATGTTTCAAAGTCAGTTGGACTACCTCCTGAAGCTAAACCTTCTCCAAAAACGGAAGCTACTTTTCCAAGAAATGTAGTTGTTGTGGAGAGGAATGTACCACTACCTACAAGATTGGATGATGAGGCTTCTAGATACAAGGCAACACATGTTCCTCCTGTTATTAATGGAAACTCCATCAGCCGGTCCAGTCGTTCACAGCAGGCTCATGTACCTGAGGATTATAGCTTCCCAAATGGTAAGGATGGTGATGAGTTTCTAAGGGAGTCCTCTCCTGGCTTTGATGTTCTTGTCGATAATGAGCTTGGTGATTCAGATTACTACCATGGTGAAGATCAATTCGGTAGAACAAGGGCTCATGAAGGAAGGAGTTTAAACCCTGTGAATGAGTATGATATTAGTCATTCTGCTGATTACAATTCAATAGCTGATGTTGATCGAGAAAGGTTCCCTGATCCACGAGGCCATGGCTCATATGATCACATGCAAGGGCAGTATGCCTGGGAGCAGCACAGGGCTTCATCTGAGAGAATGTTCGTGGAACCAGCTCATCTGGAAAGGCGGAGGGGTTACCCTAAGTCTGATAGTCCTGATCATGTTGATGAGTCAGATCTACGACATCATTTATCCAAGCAGAGGAGACATAATGGTTTGAGATCTGTTGTCAGTCATGGCCACAACAACCATGTTGAGGAGCGGAGTTACCGGTCTTCTTCAAGAAGGGATGCACTTAATTTGCCCCCAAATGAGAGCTCCCTCAGTAATCGCCTCCGGGGTAGAATAAAACTTCCTGGGAGATCTCCAGTGAATGGTACTGATTTGCGTCCAGAAAGGGAATCGGACAGGGGAAGAAATCGGGACAGGTTGTCACCTGGAAGGCCACAGATCTCTCATCAGGGAAGGCTTCGAGACAGAATAAAAGGACGGGTGCAAGAGGATTACAATATTGAGGGAAGAAATATCAAGGGTCCACGGATTTGGAGAGAAATAACAGATGAAAGCGGTGATTTCGCTCGTCCGAAACGTCTTGCAGAGCTGAAAGTTGTGAAGAGTTCAGATGGCAAGGAGCAGCAATCCCTTGGAAAGCGAAAGAACTTGGAAGATCATCAGCAATCTGAAGGTGATCTTTCATTTGAAGGGCCAAAGCCTCTTAGTGAGATTCTCAAGCGAAAAAGAGGAGCTGGAGCTTCTGGGAGTGGCGAATCATCTGTCTATAAAGAAGACAACAGTCAGAGTGAAATCAAGGAAAGCTTGATTAGTGGCTCCGAGAACGCATATACACAAAGTGCTAAGGAAGAAGCCCTCAGCCATTTGTTTGGCAGTGAGGAAGATTTCAAGTCTGCAGCAGATGTCTCAATTGGAACAGTGGCAGAAAAAACTGATGAAGCTTCTGGCCAGCCTTCACAAGCACCTGATCTGAACGAGTTTGAGGCAGAAGATGGGATGAtttttgatgaaaatattgAGGATCAGGAACTTGAAGCTGATGATCAGAGGGATGTGGATGGTGAATATGAATATGAGCAAGTTGATGAGGAGGGAGAGTACAATTATGAGGAAGGTGATAATGCCGACCCTGAAGAAGAATACCTCGATGATGAAGATGGGGATGACTTTGCCAAGAAAATTGGTGTCGTGTTCTCTTGA
- the LOC115981775 gene encoding uncharacterized protein LOC115981775 isoform X1, with protein sequence MEYKRIQKPQGGGLSPGKLRTMLLGVGVERKRKEGEELQSDFTSRSHSLAQIHDAGGGMGSDHCKDVDVVSVLPECAASITADSLGLEIISDRRMKNNTLVNSRIRTQEDPSSLDYDSGHDGMSVSSSVFEFQKAERGARRVPLGSFSKPAPSKWDDAQKWIASPTSNRPKIGNVGSRKGGNVGYGGWQPSTKVVVEVPDQSVVAFEEPDTKRIDTTQAKLECGGNKFVSWEADHPYPSADSYGKPILMIENSVGESATVNLSRHDSSVAIQSATTFLPPPPTARSVSMRDMGTEMTPIASQEPSRTGTPVRATTPMRSPTSSRPSTPGRAAPALSPTDPPNGHPDTHKHELSEKELQMKTRREIMVLGTQLGKMNIAAWASKEEEDKDASTSLKNITGEKPAKSVIETRAAAWEDAEKAKYTARFKREEMKIQAWENHQKAKTEAEMRKIEVEVERMRGQAHDRLMNKLAAARHKAEEKRAVAEAKRNQEAAKTEQQSEYIRQTGRIPSSFTCCGWCF encoded by the exons ATGGAGTACAAAAGGATCCAAAAACCTCAG GGTGGAGGATTGTCTCCAGGAAAGTTGAGGACTATGCTTCTGGGAGTGGGAGTGGAGAGGAAGCGAAAGGAAGGAGAAGAGCTTCAATCTGATTTCACTTCCAGATCTCATTCTTTAGCTCAGATTCATGATGCAG GTGGTGGTATGGGTTCTGATCATTGCAAAGATGTAGATGTTGTGAGTGTTCTTCCTGAATGTGCTGCTTCGATTACAGCCGATTCATTAGGTTTGGAGATAATTAGTGACCGTAGAATGAAAAATAATACATTAGTAAATTCGAGGATTAGGACCCAAGAAGACCCTTCTTCTTTGGATTATGATAGTGGCCATGATGGTATGAGTGTGTCCTCGTCAGTTTTTGAGTTTCAGAAGGCTGAACGAGGTGCCCGGCGAGTTCCCCTTGGATCATTCTCTAAACCGGCGCCATCCAAATGGGATGATGCCCAGAAGTGGATAGCGAGCCCGACTTCAAACCGGCCAAAGATAGGTAATGTTGGATCACGAAAGGGAGGTAATGTTGGTTATGGGGGCTGGCAGCCGTCCACGAAGGTTGTTGTTGAAGTTCCAGATCAAAGCGTGGTTGCTTTTGAAGAGCCTGATACAAAGCGGATTGATACAACTCAAGCTAAGTTGGAGTGTGGGGGAAATAAGTTTGTCAGTTGGGAGGCTGACCACCCATATCCAAGTGCAGATTCATATGGCAAACCCATCCTCATGATTGAGAACTCTGTTGGAGAGTCTGCAA CAGTCAACCTCAGCCGGCATGATTCATCTGTGGCCATACAAAGTGCAACTACATTTCTACCACCCCCCCCAACAGCTCGGTCTGTATCAATGAGAGATATGGGCACTGAAATGACTCCTATTGCAAGCCAAGAACCTTCCAGAACTGGAACTCCTGTGAGGGCAACAACACCAATGCGCAGCCCAACTTCTTCTAGACCATCTACTCCTGGCAGAGCTGCCCCAGCTTTGTCTCCAACTGATCCACCAAATGGCCATCCAGATACTCACAAGCATGAGTTGTCCGAAAAGGAGCTACAAATGAAAACTAGGAGAGAGATAATGGTCCTGGGGACACAGCTGGGTAAAATGAACATTGCTGCCTGGGCTAGCAAGGAGGAGGAGGATAAGGATGCGTCCACTTCGCTAAAAAATATAACAGGAGAAAAACCAGCTAAAAGTGTCATTGAGACACGTGCAGCAGCTTGGGAGGACGCAGAGAAAGCCAAGTATACGGCCAG GTTCAAACGTGAAGAGATGAAGATTCAGGCATGGGAGAATCATCAAAAAGCTAAAACAGAAGCTGAAATGAGGAAAATTGAG GTAGAGGTTGAAAGGATGAGGGGACAAGCGCATGATAGGCTTATGAATAAATTAGCAGCTGCAAGGCACAAGGCTGAAGAAAAGCGAGCAGTGGCAGAAGCAAAGAGAAATCAGGAAGCTGCAAAAACCGAGCAGCAATCAGAATATATTCGCCAAACTGGTCGCATCCCATCCTCGTTTACCTGTTGTGGTTGGtgcttttaa
- the LOC115981775 gene encoding uncharacterized protein LOC115981775 isoform X2, producing MEYKRIQKPQGGGLSPGKLRTMLLGVGVERKRKEGEELQSDFTSRSHSLAQIHDAGGGMGSDHCKDVDVVSVLPECAASITADSLGLEIISDRRMKNNTLVNSRIRTQEDPSSLDYDSGHDGMSVSSSVFEFQKAERGARRVPLGSFSKPAPSKWDDAQKWIASPTSNRPKIGNVGSRKGGNVGYGGWQPSTKVVVEVPDQSVVAFEEPDTKRIDTTQAKLECGGNKFVSWEADHPYPSADSYGKPILMIENSVGESAINLSRHDSSVAIQSATTFLPPPPTARSVSMRDMGTEMTPIASQEPSRTGTPVRATTPMRSPTSSRPSTPGRAAPALSPTDPPNGHPDTHKHELSEKELQMKTRREIMVLGTQLGKMNIAAWASKEEEDKDASTSLKNITGEKPAKSVIETRAAAWEDAEKAKYTARFKREEMKIQAWENHQKAKTEAEMRKIEVEVERMRGQAHDRLMNKLAAARHKAEEKRAVAEAKRNQEAAKTEQQSEYIRQTGRIPSSFTCCGWCF from the exons ATGGAGTACAAAAGGATCCAAAAACCTCAG GGTGGAGGATTGTCTCCAGGAAAGTTGAGGACTATGCTTCTGGGAGTGGGAGTGGAGAGGAAGCGAAAGGAAGGAGAAGAGCTTCAATCTGATTTCACTTCCAGATCTCATTCTTTAGCTCAGATTCATGATGCAG GTGGTGGTATGGGTTCTGATCATTGCAAAGATGTAGATGTTGTGAGTGTTCTTCCTGAATGTGCTGCTTCGATTACAGCCGATTCATTAGGTTTGGAGATAATTAGTGACCGTAGAATGAAAAATAATACATTAGTAAATTCGAGGATTAGGACCCAAGAAGACCCTTCTTCTTTGGATTATGATAGTGGCCATGATGGTATGAGTGTGTCCTCGTCAGTTTTTGAGTTTCAGAAGGCTGAACGAGGTGCCCGGCGAGTTCCCCTTGGATCATTCTCTAAACCGGCGCCATCCAAATGGGATGATGCCCAGAAGTGGATAGCGAGCCCGACTTCAAACCGGCCAAAGATAGGTAATGTTGGATCACGAAAGGGAGGTAATGTTGGTTATGGGGGCTGGCAGCCGTCCACGAAGGTTGTTGTTGAAGTTCCAGATCAAAGCGTGGTTGCTTTTGAAGAGCCTGATACAAAGCGGATTGATACAACTCAAGCTAAGTTGGAGTGTGGGGGAAATAAGTTTGTCAGTTGGGAGGCTGACCACCCATATCCAAGTGCAGATTCATATGGCAAACCCATCCTCATGATTGAGAACTCTGTTGGAGAGTCTGCAA TCAACCTCAGCCGGCATGATTCATCTGTGGCCATACAAAGTGCAACTACATTTCTACCACCCCCCCCAACAGCTCGGTCTGTATCAATGAGAGATATGGGCACTGAAATGACTCCTATTGCAAGCCAAGAACCTTCCAGAACTGGAACTCCTGTGAGGGCAACAACACCAATGCGCAGCCCAACTTCTTCTAGACCATCTACTCCTGGCAGAGCTGCCCCAGCTTTGTCTCCAACTGATCCACCAAATGGCCATCCAGATACTCACAAGCATGAGTTGTCCGAAAAGGAGCTACAAATGAAAACTAGGAGAGAGATAATGGTCCTGGGGACACAGCTGGGTAAAATGAACATTGCTGCCTGGGCTAGCAAGGAGGAGGAGGATAAGGATGCGTCCACTTCGCTAAAAAATATAACAGGAGAAAAACCAGCTAAAAGTGTCATTGAGACACGTGCAGCAGCTTGGGAGGACGCAGAGAAAGCCAAGTATACGGCCAG GTTCAAACGTGAAGAGATGAAGATTCAGGCATGGGAGAATCATCAAAAAGCTAAAACAGAAGCTGAAATGAGGAAAATTGAG GTAGAGGTTGAAAGGATGAGGGGACAAGCGCATGATAGGCTTATGAATAAATTAGCAGCTGCAAGGCACAAGGCTGAAGAAAAGCGAGCAGTGGCAGAAGCAAAGAGAAATCAGGAAGCTGCAAAAACCGAGCAGCAATCAGAATATATTCGCCAAACTGGTCGCATCCCATCCTCGTTTACCTGTTGTGGTTGGtgcttttaa
- the LOC115981775 gene encoding uncharacterized protein LOC115981775 isoform X3, whose translation MLLGVGVERKRKEGEELQSDFTSRSHSLAQIHDAGGGMGSDHCKDVDVVSVLPECAASITADSLGLEIISDRRMKNNTLVNSRIRTQEDPSSLDYDSGHDGMSVSSSVFEFQKAERGARRVPLGSFSKPAPSKWDDAQKWIASPTSNRPKIGNVGSRKGGNVGYGGWQPSTKVVVEVPDQSVVAFEEPDTKRIDTTQAKLECGGNKFVSWEADHPYPSADSYGKPILMIENSVGESATVNLSRHDSSVAIQSATTFLPPPPTARSVSMRDMGTEMTPIASQEPSRTGTPVRATTPMRSPTSSRPSTPGRAAPALSPTDPPNGHPDTHKHELSEKELQMKTRREIMVLGTQLGKMNIAAWASKEEEDKDASTSLKNITGEKPAKSVIETRAAAWEDAEKAKYTARFKREEMKIQAWENHQKAKTEAEMRKIEVEVERMRGQAHDRLMNKLAAARHKAEEKRAVAEAKRNQEAAKTEQQSEYIRQTGRIPSSFTCCGWCF comes from the exons ATGCTTCTGGGAGTGGGAGTGGAGAGGAAGCGAAAGGAAGGAGAAGAGCTTCAATCTGATTTCACTTCCAGATCTCATTCTTTAGCTCAGATTCATGATGCAG GTGGTGGTATGGGTTCTGATCATTGCAAAGATGTAGATGTTGTGAGTGTTCTTCCTGAATGTGCTGCTTCGATTACAGCCGATTCATTAGGTTTGGAGATAATTAGTGACCGTAGAATGAAAAATAATACATTAGTAAATTCGAGGATTAGGACCCAAGAAGACCCTTCTTCTTTGGATTATGATAGTGGCCATGATGGTATGAGTGTGTCCTCGTCAGTTTTTGAGTTTCAGAAGGCTGAACGAGGTGCCCGGCGAGTTCCCCTTGGATCATTCTCTAAACCGGCGCCATCCAAATGGGATGATGCCCAGAAGTGGATAGCGAGCCCGACTTCAAACCGGCCAAAGATAGGTAATGTTGGATCACGAAAGGGAGGTAATGTTGGTTATGGGGGCTGGCAGCCGTCCACGAAGGTTGTTGTTGAAGTTCCAGATCAAAGCGTGGTTGCTTTTGAAGAGCCTGATACAAAGCGGATTGATACAACTCAAGCTAAGTTGGAGTGTGGGGGAAATAAGTTTGTCAGTTGGGAGGCTGACCACCCATATCCAAGTGCAGATTCATATGGCAAACCCATCCTCATGATTGAGAACTCTGTTGGAGAGTCTGCAA CAGTCAACCTCAGCCGGCATGATTCATCTGTGGCCATACAAAGTGCAACTACATTTCTACCACCCCCCCCAACAGCTCGGTCTGTATCAATGAGAGATATGGGCACTGAAATGACTCCTATTGCAAGCCAAGAACCTTCCAGAACTGGAACTCCTGTGAGGGCAACAACACCAATGCGCAGCCCAACTTCTTCTAGACCATCTACTCCTGGCAGAGCTGCCCCAGCTTTGTCTCCAACTGATCCACCAAATGGCCATCCAGATACTCACAAGCATGAGTTGTCCGAAAAGGAGCTACAAATGAAAACTAGGAGAGAGATAATGGTCCTGGGGACACAGCTGGGTAAAATGAACATTGCTGCCTGGGCTAGCAAGGAGGAGGAGGATAAGGATGCGTCCACTTCGCTAAAAAATATAACAGGAGAAAAACCAGCTAAAAGTGTCATTGAGACACGTGCAGCAGCTTGGGAGGACGCAGAGAAAGCCAAGTATACGGCCAG GTTCAAACGTGAAGAGATGAAGATTCAGGCATGGGAGAATCATCAAAAAGCTAAAACAGAAGCTGAAATGAGGAAAATTGAG GTAGAGGTTGAAAGGATGAGGGGACAAGCGCATGATAGGCTTATGAATAAATTAGCAGCTGCAAGGCACAAGGCTGAAGAAAAGCGAGCAGTGGCAGAAGCAAAGAGAAATCAGGAAGCTGCAAAAACCGAGCAGCAATCAGAATATATTCGCCAAACTGGTCGCATCCCATCCTCGTTTACCTGTTGTGGTTGGtgcttttaa